The following nucleotide sequence is from Cucumis melo cultivar AY chromosome 1, USDA_Cmelo_AY_1.0, whole genome shotgun sequence.
cgggggggggggggggggggggggggggggggggcttaATTTGAATATAAGTTGtgtcttctcttttttttttattaaatgaattgtTGTGCAGAAGGAGATTTCATTGTTGGATGAAAATAAAGAAACCGTAGTGGATTCAGTTTTTGATAGTATTGAACCACTATATCCTGATGAGAATTGGAACACAGAGATGATGAAAGAGGTTCCTTTAGCACCTCCATTGAGTGAAGTTAAAGAAATAGCTGTGTCTTTGGTCAACCATGTCAAAAGTGTGAGTGATTTTAGAAGTAAATGTGAACAAGTGGAAACTAGTTTGTTAAGCTTACCTTTTGGAAATGAATTAAAAGGGTTGGAAATGAATTTACAACCTCCTTCTCTGCCTCTTTCAGAAGAGAATCTGTCTTTCAATGTTGAAAACATTATCACGTCTTCATTCTTTGGGAGTGACAACAAGAGTTCCTTGAGTAGTATGTTTGAATGGAACGATACTAGTAGACTCTGGAACATACCATTGGAAAATATATCAAGCAATTCTCTGTATGGAAAGCAACCGTGTCACAATAAAACTGAGAGCCCTCAACAACCTTCTCTGCCTCTTTCAGCTGAGAATCTGTCTTTCAAtgttgaaaacatcatcatGTCTTCATTCTTCGATGGTGAAAGCAAGAGTTCGTCTTGTAATATGCCAACATTGGAAAATAAATCCAACATTTCATCTGTGGTCGATGATATTGAAGCTACTCCAGACTACGCAACATTCAACATTCTGTGTCAGCAGGTAACCGAAAGTTTTCTGGATTGCCTATTGGAACCCAGAAATGATAGTTCTGTGAAGTCCACATCCGAGGTAACACCAAATTCGCCAATGACACAGAATGTTGAATGTTGCGTTGAAGAAACATATAATGCAAGAATCGAAATGCTTGAACCAAGCAAAAGCAGCATACCAGGGGAAGATTATGAACATAAGGAACTGTCAGAGTCCAGTTTTATATCTTGTGCATTGGAATATGTTTACAAATCTCTTCCAGACGAGGAAGTTCCCCCAGAGATTGCAGTCGAAAAAGAATGCCAGACACCACATGCGAATTTGGACGTGACCTTGCCCATAAGATCGGAGAGTGCATCAGCCATGGAAGGAAACATTTGGTTAAGAAGAGGTAAACCAACTAGTTTTCCTCGAATCGAAACAGGTGTGAGTCGAACAAATCAAACAGGGACATTGTTAACAGATGAATTTAATCATGAGATAGTAGGAGAAAAGTCAGGAACAAATACTCTTTCTCATTTGGATGAGGAGGAAGAAATCTTTACTCCAGACAAGGAGAATTTCACACCAAACACACTTTTGATGAAATCGTTGAAAAAGAAGGCTAGCATAGAAGACAGTGGGAATTGCTTCGGGTCATCCAAGGCCCAAACATCATTGTTCAATTCTAGACATAAAATCGAACTAGAAGCAGAGCTAAGTGAAGAATCAGAGAAAGAGAACCGAACTCTCGGAGTTCTCCAAGAACAAAAACTGTCAAAACAATTCTCTAAGAGGAGGTTTGAACAGGAACATACAATGACAAAGAAAGGAGGAGGGAAATGGGCTCCATTTCAATCTTTGCAGTCAAATATTGCCGGAAAGAGGAGACTGGAGGTTGCAGTAGTTAAGAAGTCTACCAGAAAGAGTAATGCATCTGTTTGCACAGGGGCCATGAAGGTCAGTTTATCAACTATTTACCACATGCTTTCAAACAATTCCATAAAGAACACAAGtttaataaatgtttatttacagAATAAATTCACTATGGAAGAAAAGAAGTGTTGGACTATGGTTGTGGACACAAACTCTCTTCTGAACAAGGAATCGATGAAGTCACTACAGCTTTTACAAGGTCTCCAAGGGACACGTATGATCGTTCCACGCATTGGTAAAGAGTTCAAGAAGTTTCAcacattatttttctttctcgaTCTATTCTTACCGATCAAAAGCTTGTTCATAtgattaatatatttaattctttttcaaTCAGTCATAAGGGAGCTAGACTGCTTGAGGAGACAGGGAAGCCTCTTTCGAAAAATGACAGAGGCAGCTTCAATTCTTCAATGGATAGAAGATTGTATGGTGCAAACAAGGTGGTGGATTCATGTTCAGAGTTCGGAAGAAGGCGTGCCTCCTTTGACGCCTCCTGTTACTCCCCAATCTTCATATACTGAAGGGAGCAGTCAGAGTTTATTCTGGAGAACAAGCTCAATCCAATCCATAAAGCAGAGAACTTTCATGGAAGCTCTTTCACCAACTCCAGAAGATCATATCCTTGATTGTGCATTTTACTTTAGGAGGGGACTGAAGCATGGACAACAACTTGTTCTTATAAGCGACAACGTGACGCTGAAAATAAAAGCCATGGCTGAGGTATTATTTTCTTTACTACTATTTTCTTATTTCATATCAATTGAATTCTGTGGAAAAGCTGTATTTGATGAAAGTTGTAACAGACAAGTCAATCCTTGATAATTTCAGAAAACATTCTTCCAATTGTTTCGTAAGACATGCCTTGTTTGGTTGATTTTACAGGGACTAATTTGTGAAACAGCAAAAGAGTTCAGAGAGAGCATAGTGAATCCATTTTCAGAGAGGTTCTTGTGGGCTGACAGCTCTCCAAGGGGCCTGACATGGTCTTGCCTTGATGATAATGTGTTGAGGGAACGGTACGACCGATGCTGGTCAAGGTCGTCGAAAGGAGCAGACGGAGCCAAAGGTCTGAAGCTTATTTTGCTTCACAACTCCCATTATGGAATGTTCAGATAAGGAGATTTTTATTCTCTCTTGTAATATCATGTTCTAATTGATTCACTTTTGGACCTTTGGAGTACTTCAAAAACGAGGGGAGCTATTTTGTAGTTTCTAGCAAACATGTTTTTTAAGACATGTTTGGAAGTGATTCTTAAGAAGTAAAAGTTACTTTGTGAATTGCATAACCAAGTGATATATTGTTGGGAAAAAGTGAATTTTCTATATTATTGAATAAATCAAAGTACGTAAAAATCTTTTACATAGGTGAATAAATAGACCTCAAAGAAACCACTAAAAGAAAATACAtaaatggaaaataccaaaaaagagaaataaaaaaaataataataataagcaaTGAACCCTAATATCTTTTATAACACCCTCACTCAAACTTAAGGTGGTAGAATGATGAACAAATTGAGTTTGTGAAGAAAACTTCTAAATCAAATGAGGAGACCTAGGATAGAATAAAAAACCTATGAAACAAACATACAAAGAATTTCTAGGTTGGAAATAGAAACTCAtgaagaaaagaacaaaaaatttaTGCGCTAAAAACATAGATACTTATAATTCTGAGATCTATAACAAAACCTAcaaaaaatgaaacaataacTTACAGACCTGAACAAAGATCCTCGGAAAGATATCTATAATAAAACCCTTGAACAACTAATTTGAAAACGGAACATAAATCCATAAACACAAACAGTGTCACGAACACCCATAAAAGACAAGAAACGAACATAAAATAGGAACCTAGCAATTGCGACCACGAGCTACGCCTCTATCGACAACCCATCGGTGAAGACAAAATAAATGAGACAAAACCTAAAGCTCCGATAACATGTGACTTTTCTATATTATTGAATAAATTAGAGTACATAAGAATATTCTACCTAGATTAATAAATAGAACTCAAAGAAACCACTAACACAAAATACATAagtaaaaaataccaaaaataaaaataacaaaaaataataataagccATGAACCCTAAGTTTCTTTTAGTAAAAAGTAAACTAACTTTAAACTTTTTAGTCTAAAAACTTTaaacttatattttttttaatgatactaatatattaaaataaaaataagtacTAAGAGAGatgtaattaaaatattattgcATGCAAGtcacaaaattatttaattgaaTGTGCAGTAGCATCAGTGATGTTCAAGCCAACAATAATAGAATATATAGCCACAATGATAAAATAATTGTGTATATAGCACAAAAACGGGTGAAAAGCAAAAACTCACGTCTAGCATAAAAACTGATAACTGCTATCGGTTGCTATCAATAAATATCACGATAGCTAACATCATTTTGTATTTATAATTTGAACTTCATGGTCGAAAGGcttaaagttttatttatgaACGTGAATAATTATCACTTGTACTCATCCATATTTTTACCTTTTCATCATGTTAGTTTTTTATAGTCATGATAAGCACAAAGTATAAATAGTTAGTAGAGAATTTGGATGATGGTGTTATCTATTTTGTTAAGTATTGTACTCAATACATCATTCAATTGGAAAGAAGGAAAGAAGTAGTGGCGATAAGCTACCAAAGAGTTGCTCGTCTTAATAAAGAATGAGTTATAGATAATGCGATCAAATAGATTAGATATGAATCATATGGtaattttgaatattttcaTTCTGAAAGATAAACAAGTATGACGAAGGTTCTGAGAGGATGCTCAtcctaaattttgaaattaagaaaTGATTTGTGTCGCCTCAATTAAATATTTCCTTGTAATGTGTTAGAATGCATTGacattccttcttttatctcgCTTAGACAAAACTAAGAACAGATCACGCATAATCACCACATTCACACATCTATCCTTTTCTCCTCGCAAGTAGTGTAGTTAGTATTGGaagcaataaacacgaaaccggcttacgtggaaacccgagaatcgggagaaaaaccacgatatttttagttttattattttctgatatgAATACAATATgtacaaagggagagaataaatagagtataataggagtaagaaaggaaaatatctaggaaatatttaggaaataaaatcttatatattattctttccaaaaataattctaatagttccaacactccccctcaagttgggacgtaaatatcaatgaggcccaacttgctaacgcaaaagtcgaagtttggtttgagaagccccttggtgaggacatcagcaacttgttggctcgaagggatgtacggaatgcatatgctcccactgtcaagtctttctttgatgaaatgccgattAATCTCAACATGTATAGTTCTATCATGCTGAACTGGGTTGTTAACAATACTAATAGcagctttattatcacaaaagagcttcaatggagtctcacattcctgatgaagatcaaacatgactttctggagccaaatttcctcgcatactcccaaactcatagctctaTATTCGGCCTCAACACTGCttctggccacaacactttgcttcttactcctccaagttataagattgccccaaacaaaggtacaataatcggaggtagactttctgtTAATGACAGATCCTGCCCAATCCGAATCAGtgtatgcctcaatggtctttttgtctgtctttctaaacatcaaccctttaccaagTGTCGTTTATAAGTATCTCAAAATTATTTTGACAGCTTCCATGTGTtcctcatagggagcctgcata
It contains:
- the LOC103500061 gene encoding FHA domain-containing protein PS1; the protein is MAGREEETQDRNELKVPVFTVLKNGAILKNIFIVNNVADREKEEVITLGRHPDCNIMLTHPSISRFHLQIHSNPSSQKIYVVDLSSVHGTWVSGKRIEAVDGVEMKEGDTLRVGGSSRVYRLHWVPLSCAYDFEGPKEKKDDEVAIVEEKAVKDCEKEISLLDENKETVVDSVFDSIEPLYPDENWNTEMMKEVPLAPPLSEVKEIAVSLVNHVKSVSDFRSKCEQVETSLLSLPFGNELKGLEMNLQPPSLPLSEENLSFNVENIITSSFFGSDNKSSLSSMFEWNDTSRLWNIPLENISSNSLYGKQPCHNKTESPQQPSLPLSAENLSFNVENIIMSSFFDGESKSSSCNMPTLENKSNISSVVDDIEATPDYATFNILCQQVTESFLDCLLEPRNDSSVKSTSEVTPNSPMTQNVECCVEETYNARIEMLEPSKSSIPGEDYEHKELSESSFISCALEYVYKSLPDEEVPPEIAVEKECQTPHANLDVTLPIRSESASAMEGNIWLRRGKPTSFPRIETGVSRTNQTGTLLTDEFNHEIVGEKSGTNTLSHLDEEEEIFTPDKENFTPNTLLMKSLKKKASIEDSGNCFGSSKAQTSLFNSRHKIELEAELSEESEKENRTLGVLQEQKLSKQFSKRRFEQEHTMTKKGGGKWAPFQSLQSNIAGKRRLEVAVVKKSTRKSNASVCTGAMKNKFTMEEKKCWTMVVDTNSLLNKESMKSLQLLQGLQGTRMIVPRIVIRELDCLRRQGSLFRKMTEAASILQWIEDCMVQTRWWIHVQSSEEGVPPLTPPVTPQSSYTEGSSQSLFWRTSSIQSIKQRTFMEALSPTPEDHILDCAFYFRRGLKHGQQLVLISDNVTLKIKAMAEGLICETAKEFRESIVNPFSERFLWADSSPRGLTWSCLDDNVLRERYDRCWSRSSKGADGAKGLKLILLHNSHYGMFR